Part of the Drosophila kikkawai strain 14028-0561.14 chromosome 3L, DkikHiC1v2, whole genome shotgun sequence genome is shown below.
atgcaaataaataaacggaaacaataaaaatgaaaatgaatcaataaaaattaaaataaatcaataaaattaaaataaatcgaaataaaataaataaaatatagggCAGACCCTCCGACTGCGACCGAacgaccagcgaagaccaacgacagagccacgctctgaccagcgaagaacaacaacagagccacgctctgaccagcgaagaccaacaacagagcctcgctctgaccagcgaagaccaacgacagagccacgctctgaccagcgaagaccaacaacagagccacgctctgaccagcgaagaccaacgacagagccacgctctgaccagcgaagggagccacgctccaaccCACGGGACCAGCccgcagagccacgctctgaccaacGAAGAACGACGAGGGAGTCACACTCCAACCACGAAGAGCCATCCAAGGCAGATcactcagagccacgctctgatcaGCGAATTACATCgacggagtcacactccaacCACGAAGAGCCATCCACGGCACATcactcagagccacgctctgatcaACGAAACACATcgacggagccacgctccacatCCAAGATGGAAGAAGTTAGCGACAGCGTCTCCAGGGTCAGGAAGACAGCCAAAGGCGAGCTGTTGCTGGAGATCAAGCGCAACTCGGAGGCTCAAACCAGTGGCATCAGGGATCTGATTGGCAAAGCCCTCGGAGCTGGAGCCACGATCCGCACGTTGACGCCCCAGGTCTCCTTCCGGATTTGGGACCTTGACGAGCTAACAATAAAGGAGGAGTTAGAGGATGCGCTGGTCAAGCAGGCAAACCTCCCCTCGAACTCGGTGACCGTTAAAGGTTTACGAGCCTTGGCCACAGGAAGCCAGTCCGCAACCTTCACGGTTCCGGCGGGTTTTGCAGGCGCCCTCAATAACCTTGGCAAGGTGAAGGTCGGATGGACCAGGTGCCGGATTAAGGAGCTGGAGCACCAACTTAAGTGCTACAGGTGTCTGGACACGGGCCACACGGCCAGCAGGTGTCGGAGTCCCGTAGATAGGAGCAAGGCCTGCTTTAAGTGTGGGAAAGAAGGGCACAAGATAGCAGAGTGCCAGAACCCAGCGAACTGCTTCAAGTGCGAGCAGCTTAAAAGGAAGGACACGAGGCACCAGGCCGGAAGCCGCTCCTGCCCACTGGTGGCGTCCTCCAGAGAAGGCCATAAGCACAGGGCATGAaagtgattcagattaatctgaatcactgTGCGGCGGCGCAAGATCTGCTGTCGCAAACGGTCCGCGAAAGCGGAGCCGAGCTTGCTGTGCTAGGCGAGCCGTACAGAGGCGGACGCAATCACAATTGGGCCGTGGATAGATCCGGCAAGGCAGCTCTGTGGGTTTGCGGAAACACGCCCCTGCGGCTGGAGAATGTCCTCGCAGACAAAGGCTTCGTGCGTGCCAAAGCTGGAGGCTGGTGGGTCTACAGCATATACCTCGCCCCCAGCCTCTCGCTAGCAGAGTTCGCTGTTATCCTTGACAGGCTCGCTGCTGATGCTAGAGGCCGTTCTCCGACTCTGCTAGCGGGCgatttcaacgcctgggcAGTCGACTGGGGTAGCCCAAACACAAACGTACGTGGCAGAACCCTATTAGAAGTGCTCTCAACGCTGGATGTGGCCCTACTCAACGTAGGACAGGAACACACCTTCAGCCGGGGGGGAGCTGGTTCTGTAGTAGACCTCACCTTCGCCAGTCGGTCGAGAGCAGGGCAGTGCACGTGGATGCTCAGCAGGGTGTACACGGCAAGCGACCATGCGGCGATCTTTACCACGTTGGACGCCGGGAACACACGGCCACCACCTCCCCCCGCGCAGCAGCGCAAGTGCTTCAGGGTGGATTCGCTCGACACCCAAGTTTCGCGTCTAGGATGCAGAGAGTGGAAGCGACGGGCGACCCTGAAGCAATGGCTAACTCGGTGATGTCGCAGGTGCTCACGGCCTGCGAGGAGTGCATTCCTTCCAGGACCGCCCACTCTAGGCATCGCACCTCTGTGTACTGGTGGAATCACGAGATAGCAGAGGCACGGAAGGACTGCGTAAGAGCCAGGCGGCAATACCAACGGTCGTACGGTTCCCAGTCACACCTGGCAAAGCGTGAGACATACCACCGGTGCAGAAGGGCTCTCAAGGCGGCAATAAAGGGCAGTAAGAAGAAATGCTTCCTTGATCTGTGCGAGGCAGCTGACCGAGACCCGTGGGGAAATGCGTACAAGATTATCGTGAAGAAGGTCGGTAGAGCCAACAACCGCGCCCCACTGGACGCCGAAAGTCTCGAGAGGATAGTCGCGCACTTGTTCCCCAGGATGACTAACCCGGAGCTTGCAGCAGGGGCTGGCACCTACCCGTTGCATGAGCTGGAGCCCGTCTCCGAAGAAGAGATGCTGGCAGTGGCGGCAAGGATCAAGGTGGCGAAGGCGCCAGGCCCGGACTGCGTTCCCAACAGGGCGCTTAAGCTGGCGATTTGTCTCCGTCCGGATATATTCGCGGCGCTGTTTGACAAGTGCATGCGAGAAGGGCTCTTTCCCTCAAGGTGGAAAGCGCAAAGGCTGGTCCTGTTGCCTAAGCCGGGAAAGCCGCTGGACGACCCAGCATCCTTCAGACCCATATGTCTGATAGACGGGGCCGGCAAGGTGTTGGAGTACCTGATCAGTACGAGACTGGAGAGGGCCATAGTAGAGGCAGGAGGCCTCTCTGACTCCCAGTACGGCTTCAGGAAGGCCATGTCGACCGTCGACGCCATCACCAAGGTGGTGGACATTGCCTCCGCGACTATCGCCGGACAGCGCTGGAAAGGGGGCTCTAAGGAATATTGCCTTATTGTCACCCTGGACATACGCAATGCCTTCAACACGGCGAGATGGGGTCGGATAATGGATGCTTTGTCCAACTTCGGTGTTCCCACCTATCTGCTCAACCTGATGCGAAGCTATTTTCACGACAGGGTGCTGCAGATAGACTCGGACAGCGGTACTCAAGCGGTCGAGCTGTCGTGCGGTGTTCTCCGGCTCCCACTACCAGGGAGAACGGAGATTGTGGGCTTCGCAGACGACATAGCGGTGGTCACTGTCGCAAAGAAGATCAAGGGAGCAGAGGAGACCAGCAGCCAGAGTATCGCCATCATTAACGAGTGGCTGTCGAACGCCGGATTGCAGCTAGCGCCGCAGAAAACCGAAGCCGTCCTggtgagcagcaggaaaaagGTGGAGGTGGGAAGCGTTCGGGTCTGCGATGCAACGGTCAGATCTTCTAGAGCTATCAAATACCTAAGAGTGATGATCGACACCAGACTCTCCTTCAGGGAGCATCTGACGTACGCAAGCTCTAAGGCTGCCACGGCAGTGAGAGCGCTGTCCAGGATCATGCTGAACCACCATGGCCCAAGGCAAGCGAGCAAGCTCCTTCTAGCGAGCGCAGCTAGAGCGACCATGCAGTACGCAGCCCCTGTGTGGAGTCACGCCATGGCATCGCCTTCGTACAGTCGTGGTCTGGTTGCCTCACACCGTCTGGCTGCTTTACGCATCTGCAGTGCGTTTCGGACGGTCTCGGACCAGGCGGCGCTGGTTATAGCTGGCACCCCGCCGATAGAtctgctggccaaggagcaAGCAGAAATACACATGAAGGTCCACGGCCGAGTCCTATCGTCCGgggagaagaaggaggcacGAGCAGCTGCAAAGAGTGCATCTCTAACAGCTTGGCAAGCAAGATGGGATGCCTCATCAAAAGGGCGTTGGACGCACCGCCTAATACCGCGTCTAGAGGTGTGGACCAAGAGGGCGCACGGGCAGGTGAACTTCTTCCTGTCCCAGGTCCTCAGTGGCCACGTTCGGGTCTGCGATGCAACGGTCAGATCTTCTAGAGCTATCAAATACCTAGGAGTGATGATCGACACCAGACTCTCCTTCAGGGAGCATCTGACGTACGCAAGCGAGCAAGCTCCTTCTAGCGAGCGCAGCTAGAGCGACCATGCTGTACGCAGCCCCTGTGTGGAGTCACGCCATGGCATCGCCTTCGTACAGTCGTGGTCTGGTTGCCTCACACCGTCTGGCCGCTCTACGCATCTGCAGTGCGTTTCGGACGGTCTCGGACCAGGCGGCGCTGGTTATAGCTGGCACCCCGCCGATAGAtctgctggccaaggagcaAGCAGAAATACACAAGAAGGTCCACGGCCGAGTCCTATCGTCCGgggagaagaaggaggcacGAGCAGCTGCAAAGAGTGCATCTCTAACCGCTTGGCAAGCAAGATGGGATGCCTCATCAAAAGGGCGTTGGACGCACCGCCTAATACCGCGTCTAGAGGTGTGGACCAAGAGGGCGCACGGGCAGGTGAACTTCTTCCTGTCCCAGATCCTCAGTGGCCACGGTTGCTTCAGAAGTTACCTGCACaggttcggccacgaggagaGTGGAGGCTGCAGTCGTTGCGGCCATGATGTCGAGGAGACAGCAGAGCACGTGCTGTTCTCGTGCGTAAAATTCGAGAACGAGCGTCGCACGGTTGAGACCCTTCTAAGGACCAGCATCACGGTAGAAAACCTTGTTCCTGAGATGCTGAGGAACGAGGAAAACTGGCAGGGAGTCTCCAGCTTTGCCGCCACGATCATGGGCAAGCTCAGGACCGAGGAAAGGCGCAGGAACCAGGAGCAGACGTAATGGGGAGCGGCGCCCGAGCGAAGCTttgcttcgcggccgtaccgcgcgagcGTTATGCCCCATCTACTGTAACCCCATTTTCCATTATGTACATGTTCTATGTACATTTaactctaaataaaaaaatttaaaaaaaaaaaaaaaaaaaaaaaaaacgctccACATCCGAAGAACCACCAGGGGCACCTCAtgcagagccacgctctgatcaGCGAAGGACGACaacggagtcacactccacccACGCCGAGAAGCCACAGACGACAGCCCAAGGAGAGCCACGCTCTACCCATCGAGGGCAGCCAAGGGAGCCACGCTCCGAACTCGAAGACCAGCCAAGCACCTCGCCTCGAGCACAGTTTCGAGGCACAGCATCACCAGCGACGGAGAACCAGCCGCCCTGTTGGAGACAGGCTTTGCCCGTGGCAGATGCCACAGCCGCGCAACGGAATCCCTTCCGTACCTCCCCAAAACGTGTCCGCTTCCAGGATCACGGCGAGGAAACGCCGGAGCCAAGCCCGCCCCTATGCGGAACCGTCAATTCGGTGAGTCATCCCACAGAGGATCAGGTCTCTTTCCAGACAGAGGAACCCGAGACGCCGGATTACCCCGAGCCTTGGGTGAAGGAGTTCCTGGACCAGGAACTGGCCAAATTTGATACTCTCTCAGGGGTATCACACATCGCAGAGCATCGCATCTTCATGCGCACCGATCGACCCCTTAAATAGCGACAACCGCCTTCAGCCCGCCTACCACAAGGCACGACGAGCCACACGCTCCACAGATTCCGCAGCACCGAGGCCAACCAGACGATGGACGGACAAGGCCATCCGCCGACTCCCGCCCCGGCGCCACAGGACACCGCATGGATGTACGGTGCGGTCGACGAGCTCCTACAGGCGCTCCACGGCGCCGGCCAAGCCAGCCGCTTCCCAGCGACAGCCTCGCCGACCCCTTCCGGCCACGGGCTCTACCCGTCGAGGACATCACCATCGACGCCGACGACATGGAGTCCCAGCATACCAGCCCCAGCGGGCCACGACCACTCCCTCTGGAAGTCGCCCACCACCGCGGCGATGACGAGGAGGGGGTGAACGCGGATGACCACGCCGAACTACGACCATCATCTGCAAGGGGAATGCCGCCCCTAGTGCCCAGGCACATCGGCCCCATTGGGCCACAACGACTCCCTCCAGAAGTCGCCCACCGTGGCGACCGTGGCTGGATCTTCGCCGCTACAAGGCCGGGCCCCAGCCATCACCAGTCGCAGCCGCAACGcacaggcgtatacatttttccaacacggactgtagcgaccgcgctgaagacatttcccctctccgctgccgacgcgaacagcggcagagaCAGCGATatttcccctccgacgatcgtgcgtgtttacgttttggtcgtgtgtatttacatgccgatcaaaacataaacaataacaataacaaagccgacggccgaaagctgcgctgcccggacatttctggcagagacgaggcgacaagggctttgcaagctgcgaccgCGATCTCTTCTCTGGCAGCTTCGAAGGCGAACAGTACGCTTACCTCCCGACGCGGGCGACAAGTCCAAAAGGACACGTGGAAATAATTTCCAATCCGACTAAGTCCAAAAGGACCCGCGAGTTTTAACTCAGATCCTCGCTGCCGGACACGTGTCccagcccaccgaaaatagcAGGTGAGCCGGCCGAGTGCCATGTGAGGGCAGATTcttggagtgtggcgtagggccaggcaGGGCATTGTAGCCGTAGCCAAAGTTAGGaataaatgtacaaaatagttaagcaataaaaatgaagatCAAAGTCgtatctctttctctctctctctcccaccGAACTCCGCGTAGCAACAGTCAACCCTTATTCTGACgcgtgccaaagtgttcccctcccgctcactcacttgccgagctggtggctgggttctcccgcaccaactccgcgtggtcgctgggcaagctccgggccggagaagcgggacgggagcgggatttgtcgccgctgggctctcccgggcacagatctggcgtgggcttcggggctgctgggttctcccgagctacgagttcatcgccgccggcacgtgcTCAACGATTTTCCCCTCTACCCTCTcctttcccttccgatctgcattttgcccgccatcgccgctgggtcatcccgggcggcggagattttgccgatcggaagagtcgccgctgctgggcaaccgggcgagcgcaggaaacggaggagcacctggccatcgccagggtgatcgCGCGTTTTAGgtttccccttcccctctccctttcccttccgatctgcattttgcccgtcatcgccgctgggtcatcccgggcggcggagattttgccgatcgaaagagtcgccgctgctgggcaaccgagcgggcgcaggaaaacggaggagcacctggccatcgccagggtgaccgtccaagattcccattttcccgaagccagagttccccttttgaaaacgagccccttttcgctgccatttCGCCCCTAGAAAGTTCAAtaaaaattcggcgtccatgtcctggccgtctctaaaatataaatatttctggagaggaatcctaggccgctgaggtttaccccggcctaagacacatccttacaatATCGCGGTGAAAAGGTCTctgaaggtgggccaccgGAGATAATCACCAGCGTATTGAGCCATCTTGGATACCGACCGAGTAAGTCTGGATGAGGGACCGGGGGAAGTGTCGACGGCCTCTTGACTTTTTGCCCTTGGAATGGCAGTGGCAGACTTTGGCTGTAATTGAGAAGGCTGCGGAGATTCGGACTGGGACCTTGATGGGATCGGAGGAATCTTCTTCTCGTCTCCCGTGGGCATTCTTGAACTGGAATGGGTCGCCGAATCCGAAAAATAAGCGCCGGGCTCAGGTTCTGAGAGCCTCTGGGCACAACCGAGAAAATTCACGAAAACTCGTGTAGGAGCAAATAACTCGAGTGAGGGCTTCGGGAGCCTACTTGGACAAAAAACAGCGAACGTAGACCAGAATGTCGACGAACaaaatatatgaatttatGTATCTCAAACGAGAAGGTTGTATCCGGCTTTGGTCGGCTCAGAACAGGACTAAACAGAGACCCACGAATGTTTGGTTTCTTCCcgcaataaatgaattaatccaccaataattcgaaaaaaaattattgggtcaaaaaattagttattaaaTTCGGCCGCAAATGATCCACTAAGAAttcgaaaaattattatgaagccggaaaggtggaattaaaaccttggctcgagagtgcgaaagcgctcagcgctgcgggagagcaagaggggcGAGAGCGGAAAACTCAGCAAGCAGCGGTGGTACGATGGGCCGCTTACCTAAACAAGTTATgtacattatttaaattaaattttctatatttcggTTCATTCGAAAGAGATGGCGAGCGTAGCAACAGTGCGGCAGATGATGTACGTAGAAGCGAAAGAGATGGCGAGCAAAGCACGGGTATGGCGAATGAGGTAGAGAGGAATGAAAGAGACGCCAGCGAGAATTCTGGAAATTTCGGACGAAACGACAACGGGCAAAACGGCAGCAGCGACGCTAAAAGTGGAAAAGGCGTTCGAGACGATTTTTCGTCAGCCGGATTTGGCTTGGCAAAGGAAATCCTATTGTATTTTTCTGAAATCAAGTCTGTTCGTGCCTGTGTCTGCCAATGGGAGAATGTTGCCAGATTATACAAGCTAACGGACACCCAGAGTAGAGTTTTGCTGATTGAAAAGCTGAAAGGCAGCGCGTTGCAGTGGCCGCACGCAGATGCAACCAGGTTCGGAGAATCGACGAGTGAGCTGGTGGACCAGTTATTTCATGCGTTTGGTGGCTACGTGTCGAAGGATGAACTAGCGAGCAAGGAGACGCGTTGCTATAACTGTAACGGTAAAGGACACTGGGCAAGAGACTGCATAAAATCGAAGAGGACTCCTAGGTCTTGATATGGATGTGCAAGTGCCCCCAAAACAAGAAGGATGCTACGAATAATTATGTAAGAttgttcaatatttttgtttatgaaaACTCTAACCAGCAAATTATTACGGAATGCTTGATCGATTTAGGAAGCCCAGTCTCGTTGataaaatattcttatttacCCAAAAATATTAGATTAGATCTTCATGAAGAGCTATATTATggattaaataaaagcatacTAAGAAGCTATGGAAAGAGGTTATGTTTCATAatgaaagaagaaataaagatttttttttaaatttaattgctgtGGCTGCGATTCAATGAACTGTAATATTGTGCTGGGTAGGGACTTTATGGAAGCTtgtaatttgaaaattaatttagaaacCTTAAAAATGATTACCGTTAAGGGAACTGAAACCCAAATTAAGAATAagacaaatatttgtttattgaatAACACTAAGGAATCTAAGGAAGCGGATGAAGAATTTGAGCaagaaagtttagaaaatgaaatgttagaagaaagtttagaaaatgaaatgttagaaGAAAGTTTTGAAAGTGAAATGTTAGAAGAATGTTtggaaaatgaaatgtaaGGAGAAAGTTTAGAAAGTGAAATTTTGGGAAAAAGTTTAGGAAATGAgatttaagaagaaaaaagGTTAGAAAGCTAAATTTTTGCAGAGACTTTAGGAAATAATAGAGACGATTTCGCAAGAgaaattatgattattaatattttagggGATGGTGAAAAGGAAAATAGCTTTATTATTGGGGAAAAAATTAGCTACCGGGATCGAGAGAAGTTTATTAAGTTGTTAGAGACACATTATGTTCAAGTAGAGCGACCTGAAAATCCGAAAATAATATGTGAAATGAACATAGTGTTAGAAAACTCGAAACCATTTAGTTGCGCACTAGAGGTCTGCATGGCCGCATTCAAGCATAAGCTTCACTGAGTACTTCTGAATGTTGTACTCATTTTTGAGTACAACGCATTCAGCTGATCGAGTTCGCATCTCATTCTGTACTCAATTCTGCGAAATTTTGAGTATTCATAACGCACTGAATTGAGTGAATGCGTGTGCAAAACAGAATGAATGAACGAAGGCAGCAAAGAATTCTTAGAATACTCAGAATACAACGACTGCGCAGTCATATTGCGCAGCGCGTGTTACTTTTCTGCAAGCGTTCGGCACGATGAGTTCgcaaagttataatataaataaacaaatacaaacactaaagaaaaaagtttaaattaatgaagtcAATTATATGTCATCAAATTATGTTTCCCACTGTAAGCGCACGTAAACGAATACTCATTCTCTGTATTCGGCTCTGTCGGCATTCAATTCGCTCTCcctatgtgtgagtgtgtagtTGTGAGTACAACGACGGCGCACGCATTCACTCAAATTCAGTGGAATTCGCAGCCGAATTCATTCAATTCACTGAGATATGAATGTCTCATATGCCGTTTTGAATTAATTCATGCAGACCTCTATTACGCACCGAGGAAACTGTCATATAGTGAAAAAGAAGCACTGTTGAAAATGTTAAAGGAATGCATTAGAGATGGAATTATTCAACCTAGTAAATGGGAGTATGTTTCTCCTATTGTATTAGTAAGGAAGAAGTCGGGCGAACTAAGACTTTGTATCGATTTTAGAAGACTGAACAAAATCATGTCGAAGGATATTTATCCGATACCATTGATTGATGACCTTTTGGATATTTTAGTTGAAAAATCAGAGTTTACGAAATTAGATCttaaaaattgatattttCATGTACTTTTTAACAAAGAGTCAGTAAAATTTACGTCTTTTACCACCCCATTGGGGCAATTTGAGTTCTTGCGGATGCCTATGGGTCTAAAAACAGCTCCTCTGGTATTCCAGAGATTCGTTAATGACATATTTTCGGACATGATAAGGCAAAAGAAGGTGATCATATATATGGACGATATTTTAGTGGCAAGCAAAAATTTAGAAGAACATTTAGAAGTTTTACTAAAAGTAGAAGGCtagtagaaataaaattagagTTGAGAATGGACAAAtccaaatttttattttttattatatttgaatGATTATTGATTAGGATTAAGGCTAACAGTAAAGGTT
Proteins encoded:
- the LOC121502780 gene encoding uncharacterized protein, translated to MEEVSDSVSRVRKTAKGELLLEIKRNSEAQTSGIRDLIGKALGAGATIRTLTPQVSFRIWDLDELTIKEELEDALVKQANLPSNSVTVKGLRALATGSQSATFTVPAGFAGALNNLGKVKVGWTRCRIKELEHQLKCYRCLDTGHTASRCRSPVDRSKACFKCGKEGHKIAECQNPANCFKCEQLKRKDTRHQAGSRSCPLVASSREGHKHRA
- the LOC138928398 gene encoding uncharacterized protein produces the protein MKVIQINLNHCAAAQDLLSQTVRESGAELAVLGEPYRGGRNHNWAVDRSGKAALWVCGNTPLRLENVLADKGFVRAKAGGWWVYSIYLAPSLSLAEFAVILDRLAADARGRSPTLLAGDFNAWAVDWGSPNTNVRGRTLLEVLSTLDVALLNVGQEHTFSRGGAGSVVDLTFASRSRAGQCTWMLSRVYTASDHAAIFTTLDAGNTRPPPPPAQQRKCFRVDSLDTQVSRLGCREWKRRATLKQWLTR